In Aegilops tauschii subsp. strangulata cultivar AL8/78 chromosome 3, Aet v6.0, whole genome shotgun sequence, one genomic interval encodes:
- the LOC109776314 gene encoding protein argonaute 18 yields the protein MASRGGRGGGRANPDAAQAGYGGRGGAGRGRGDGGGRGRGYYQGDGGGDGGGRGRGYYQGDGGGGRGYYQGGGDGGGRGRGYYQGEGDVDRGYYQGGGDGGGGRGRGYQGGGDGGGRGRGRGYQGYQGGGDGGGRGRGYEGPGDGGRGRGRGYQQGGNYGGGRGGNNYGGRGGRGGGGQNHPDPLALQVAGPPLSERYHTEAAQLREKFQAMAMSRAEPMFPGRPGFGRTGQVCMVRANHFFVGLVDKGLHQYDVAMSPEPTITGVFRAVMSTLVKEHQSTTLGGRLPAYDGRKSLYTAGELPFKTKEFEVTLPDKNPGPPGQRRERKFKVTIKHATLVSLQQLQMLMSGIPTDIPAQALQVLDIVLRDIVLNERDDMGFVPVGRSFFSRTMEDPIQLGQGIEGWNGFYQSIRPTQSGLSLNIDMSSTAFVGGGSLIDFIKEILNRKDLSRGFQNEFDYVKIKKALRGLRVEVTHRGQMRRKYRIAGLTKDSARELRFQLSTGETKTVRDYFRETYKLQLRYDFLRCLQVGTEQKPNYLPIEVCNIVPGQRYQKKLDDGQVSKMMSIACQHPAGRETSIRKSVLENKYNSAKRANEFGIEVDSNPTSVQARVLPAPKLRYHGCASLYPENGAWNMRGKKVVNGAKVGIWACVNFCNELTEDQVRIFCGKLSEMSSTTGVNFNGAKLKIFHARSDQVEAKLREVRQQAGNMKIDLVLAILPNKNGSLYGDIKRICETDIGLMSQCCLLKNVEKSSPQFLANVALKINAKCGGRNSVFADIPVSLPVVWKQPTIIFGADVTHPSALDDTAPSIASVVASQDWPEVTKYHGDVHAQGHRVELIEALEGIVKKLLLSFEKQSKQRPKQLIFYRDGVSEGQFRKVLEDEIPLIEKAWKALYNEKPSITFIVVQKRHHTRLFPSDGKYQDNSGNVMPGTVVDRQICHPAEFDFFLCSHAGIKGTSRPAHYHVLRDDNNFSADDLQSLTNNLCYTYASCTRSVSTAPPAYYAHKLAFRARFYLGQVPDMASEISAGSAPPPLMLPEIKDELKSHMFYC from the exons ATGGCGAGCCGagggggccgcggcggcggccgggcgaATCCAGACGCTGCTCAGGCCGGGtacggcggccgcggcggcgctgGTCGTGGGCGCGGTGATGGTGGTGGCCGTGGCCGCGGGTACTACCAAGGAGATGGGGGCGGTGATGGTGGCGGCCGTGGCCGTGGTTACTACCAAGGAGATGGTGGCGGGGGTCGTGGGTACTACCAGGGTGGCGGTGATGGCGGCGGGAGAGGGCGTGGGTACTACCAGGGAGAGGGCGATGTCGACCGTGGGTACTACCAGGGAGgcggtgatggcggcggcggaaGAGGGCGTGGGTACCAAGGGGGCGGCGATGGCGGTGGCCGCGGCCGAGGACGCGGCTACCAAGGCTACCAAGGCGGCGGCGATGGTGGAGGCCGCGGCCGTGGCTACGAAGGGCCTGGCGATGGCGGACGCGGCCGAGGCCGTGGCTATCAGCAGGGCGGCAACTACGGCGGTGGCCGAGGTGGCAACAACTACGGCGGCCGcggcggcagaggaggaggaggccagaaCCATCCCGACCCCCTCGCTCTCCAAGTCGCGGGGCCTCCCCTCTCCGAGCGTTACCACACAGAGGCGGCCCAGCTCCGGGAGAAGTTCCAGGCGATGGCCATGAGCCGTGCCGAGCCGATGTTCCCGGGGCGCCCCGGGTTTGGCAGAACCGGGCAGGTGTGCATGGTGAGGGCCAACCACTTCTTCGTCGGCCTCGTGGACAAGGGCCTGCACCAGTACGAC GTGGCCATGTCGCCGGAGCCGACAATTACGGGCGTTTTCCGAGCTGTCATGTCCACTCTTGTGAAGGAGCACCAGAGCACCACTCTCGGCGGTCGCCTCCCAGCTTACGACGGCCGCAAGAGCCTGTACACCGCCGGCGAGCTGCCGTTTAAAACCAAGGAGTTCGAGGTCACCTTGCCTGACAAAAACCCAGGTCCACCTGGGCAAAG GAGGGAGAGGAAGTTCAAGGTGACCATCAAGCACGCCACCCTGGTCAGCCTGCAGCAGCTGCAGATGCTCATGTCCGGGATCCCCACGGACATACCGGCGCAGGCGCTGCAGGTGCTTGACATTGTGTTGCGTGACATCGTGCTCAATGAACGGGACGACATGGG GTTCGTCCCGGTAGGCCGGTCTTTCTTCTCGCGGACCATGGAGGATCCCATCCAGTTAGGCCAGGGCATCGAAGGATGGAATGGGTTCTACCAGAGCATCAGACCTACTCAAAGTGGATTGTCCCTCAACATTG ACATGTCTTCGACTGCTTTTGTTGGAGGTGGGTCGCTGATTGATTTCATCAAGGAGATTCTTAACAGGAAAGATCTCTCTCGCGGCTTTCAAAATGAATTTGATTATGTGAAG ATTAAGAAGGCCCTCAGGGGTCTGAGGGTTGAGGTCACCCACCGAGGACAGATGCGCAGGAAATACCGCATTGCTGGCTTGACAAAGGATTCTGCAAGAGAATTGAGGTTCCAATTATCGACCGGCGAAACCAAGACTGTGAGGGACTACTTTCGAGAAACCTACAAGCTGCAGCTGCGTTACGATTTTCTCCGATGCCTGCAAGTTGGTACAGAGCAGAAACCCAACTATCTACCAATAGAG GTCTGCAATATAGTTCCCGGACAGCGGTACCAAAAGAAGCTGGATGATGGCCAGGTTTCTAAAATGATGTCTATAGCCTGCCAGCATCCAGCTGGGCGTGAGACCTCCATTCGCAAG TCTGTTCTGGAGAACAAATATAACAGCGCCAAACGTGCAAATGAGTTTGGTATAGAAGTTGACAGCAACCCAACTTCTGTTCAGGCTAGAGTTCTGCCTGCTCCAAAG CTGAGGTACCATGGTTGTGCGTCTCTCTACCCAGAAAATGGGGCGTGGAACATGAGAGGCAAG AAAGTCGTAAATGGTGCCAAGGTTGGTATTTGGGCATGTGTAAACTTTTGCAATGAATTGACTGAGGATCAAGTTCGTATCTTCTGCGGCAAATTGAGTGAAATGTCCTCCACAACTGGAGTG AACTTCAACGGTGCAAAGCTTAAGATATTCCATGCTCGTTCAGATCAAGTTGAAGCCAAACTCCGTGAAGTACGTCAGCAAGCGGGGAATATGAAGATTGACCTCGTACTTGCTATATTGCCAAATAAAAATGGCAGCCTGTATG GTGATATTAAAAGGATCTGTGAAACAGACATTGGTCTGATGTCTCAGTGTTGTCTACTTAAAAATGTCGAGAAATCAAGTCCTCAGTTTCTTGCGAATGTTGCTCTTAAGATCAATGCCAAG TGTGGGGGGAGGAATTCGGTATTTGCTGATATACCAGTAAGCTTACCAGTTGTTTGGAAACAGCCAACGATTATCTTCGGTGCAGATGTTACTCATCCTAGTGCTCTAGATGATACTGCCCCATCCATTGCTTCT GTTGTTGCCTCCCAAGACTGGCCTGAGGTGACCAAGTATCATGGTGATGTTCATGCACAAGGTCACCGCGTAGAGCTCATTGAAGCCCTTGAGGGCATTGTAAA GAAGCTGCTACTTTCGTTTGAAAAGCAATCCAAACAGAGGCCGAAGCAGCTGATATTCTATAG GGATGGCGTAAGTGAGGGTCAGTTCAGAAAGGTTCTGGAGGATGAGATCCCCCTGATAGAAAAG GCATGGAAGGCTTTATACAATGAGAAGCCGTCAATTACCTTCATAGTGGTGCAGAAGAGGCACCATACAAGACTGTTCCCAAGTGATGGCAAATATCAGGACAACAGTGGAAATGTTATGCCAG GCACAGTTGTTGATAGGCAGATCTGCCACCCAGCAGAGTTTGATTTCTTCCTCTGTAGCCATGCTGGGATCAAG GGAACAAGCCGTCCTGCACATTACCACGTGCTGCGAGATGACAACAACTTCAGTGCTGATGACCTGCAGTCTCTTACAAACAACCTATGCTACAC GTATGCAAGCTGCACTCGCTCGGTGTCGACTG CTCCTCCTGCATATTACGCTCATAAGCTTGCGTTCCGTGCGCGATTCTACCTAGGCCAAGTCCCAGACATGGCGTCAGAGATAAGCGCCGGCAGTGCACCTCCTCCATTGATGCTTCCTGAGATAAAAGATGAGCTCAAAAGCCACATGTTCTACTGCTAG